The Gadus macrocephalus chromosome 21, ASM3116895v1 genome has a segment encoding these proteins:
- the LOC132449384 gene encoding E3 ubiquitin-protein ligase TRIM39-like isoform X1, producing the protein MASADTSWPEENFTCSICLDVFSSPVSTPCGHNFCRTCITKFWDGQVKYKCPVCNKLFNTRPDLRVNILISEMVDRFGTSLRVKEQLCVEPGEVPCDVCTGTQLKAVKSCLMCLTSYCQTHLEPHHRVAGLKKHRLVEPMDRLDDRMCKKHDRLLELFCQTEQVCVCQFCTVTDHKSHPVIPLKEEYEVKTAQLGKIEAEVKQLIQERQKNIQEIKDTVKRSKADADREIADGVQVLTALMRCIEKCQDDLNQMVKEKLKSTEKQAEDLIKELEQEIEDLTNRISEVKQLSHTKDHLHFLQAFRSLKDPPPTRDWTTVEVHPPSYVGTLRRSLDQLEETLNMEMKRLRDDAELKRVQQYEVDVTLDPDIAHPKLILSEDGKRVHNGGVEKRLPDNPKRFTRYACVLTRQSFSSGRFYFEVQVKDKTLWSLGVARESIDRKDWTDRTPETGYWTLYYYQDELVFRDNRSVLLPLRAELQKVGVFVDYDEGLVSFYDVEARVHIYSATGCTFSEPLYPFLYPGSPDYKGNNSAPLIISPVNQTD; encoded by the coding sequence ATGGCCTCTGCTGACACCTCCTGGCCTGAAGAGAACTTtacatgttccatctgtctggatgtgttcagcagcccagtttccacaccatgtggacacaacttctgcagaacctgtattactaAGTTCTGGGATGGACAAGTCAAGTACAAATGTCCCGTTTGCAACAAGCTTTTCAACACAAGACCTGATTTACGGGTCAATATCCTAATTTCAGAGATGGTTGATCGGTTTGGAACGTCCCtacgagtaaaagagcagctttgtgttgaaccaggagaagttccctgtgacgtctgtactgggacccagctgaaggccgtgaagtcctgcctaatGTGTCttacctcttactgccaaacccacctggagccacaccATAGAGTCGCAggcctgaagaaacatcggctggtcgagcctatggaccgtctggacgacaggatgtgtaagaaacacgaccgacttctggagctcttctgccagactgaacaggtgtgtgtgtgtcagttctgcacagTGACGGACCACAAGTCACATCCTGTTATtcctctaaaggaggaatatgaagtgaagacggctcagctggggaagatagaggctgaagttaAACAGTTGATCCAGGAGAGACAAAAGAATATTCAGGAGATTAAAGACACAGTCAAACGCAGCAAAgcagacgcagacagagagatagccgatggtgtgcaggtcctcactgctctgatgcgctgcattgaaaagtgccaggatgatctcaaccaaatggttaaagagaaactgaaatccacagagaaacaagctgaagacctcatcaaagagctggagcaggaaatagaagatctgaccaatagaatctcagaggtgaagcagctctcacacactaaagaccacctccacttcctccaggccttcagatccctgaaggatcctccacccaccagggactggaccacggtggaggtccatcctccgtcatacgtagggaccttgaggagatccctggatcagctggaggagacgctgaacatggagatgaagaggcTGCGTgatgatgctgaactgaagagggtccagcagtatgaagtagatgtgactctggatcctgatataGCTCATCCCaagctcatcctgtctgaggatgggaaacgaGTACATAATGGAGGTGTAGAGAAGAgactcccagacaaccctaagagatttacacGGTATGCATGtgttctcacgaggcagagcttctcctcagggagattttactttgaggtccaggttaaagacaagactcTCTGGTctttaggagtggccagagagtccatcgacaGAAAAGATTGGACAGATCGGACCCCTGAGACGGGTTACTGGACTCTTTACTACTACCAGGATGAGTTGGTATTTAGAGATAACCGTtctgtccttctccctctgagagctgagctccagaaggtgggggtgtttgttgattatgatgagggtctggtctccttctatgatgtggaagccagggttcatatctactctgctactggctgcaccttcagtgagcctctctatccattccTTTACCCAGGTTCCCCTGATTATAAAGGTaacaactctgcccccctgatcatctcacctgtcaatcaaacagactag
- the LOC132449385 gene encoding zinc finger protein RFP-like yields MASANTSWPEENFSCSICLDVFSSPVSTPCGHNFCRTCITKFWDEQVKYKCPVCNELFNTRPDLRVNILFSEMVDRFGTSLRVKEQPCVEPGEVPCDVCTGTQLKAVKSCLVCLISYCQTHLEPHHRVAGLKKHRLVEPMDRLDDRMCKEHDRLLELFCKTEQVCVCQFCTETDHKSHPVIPLKEEYEVKTAQLGKIEAEVKQLIQERQKNIQEIKDTVKRSKADADREIADGVQVLTALMRRIEKCQDDLNQIVKEKLKSTEKQAEDLIKELEQEIEDLTNRSSEVKQLSHTKDHLHFLQAFRSLKDPPPTRDWTTVEVRPPSYVGTLRRSLDQLEETLNMEMKKLRDAELKRVQQYEVDVTLDPDTAHPWLILSEDGKQVHDGGVRKVLPDNPKRFTWCIYVLLRQSFSSGRFYFEVQVKDKTLWWLGVVRESINRKVLTERTPENGYWTLHYNKDVLLFRDNPSVRLPLRAGLQKVGVFVDYDEGLVSFYDVEARVHLYSATGCTFSEPLYPLLSPGPRVYEGNNSAPLIISPVNQID; encoded by the coding sequence atggcctctgctaacacttcctggcctgaagagaacttttcatgttccatctgtctggatgtgttcagcagcCCAGTTTCCACAccgtgtggacacaacttctgcagaacctgtattactaagttctgggatgaacaagtcaaGTACAAATGTCCCGTTTGCAACGAGCTTTTCAACACAAGACCTGATTTACGGGTCAATATCCTCTTTTCAGAGATGGTTGATCGGTTTGGAACGTCCCtacgagtaaaagagcagccttgtgttgaaccaggagaagttccctgtgacgtctgtactgggacccagctgaaggccgtgaagtcctgcctagtgtgtcttatctcttactgccaaacccacctggaacCACACCATAGAGTCGCAggcctgaagaaacatcggctggtcgagcctatggaccgtctggacgacaggatgtgtaaggaacacgaccgacttctggagctcttctgcaagactgaacaggtgtgtgtgtgtcagttctgcacagAGACGGACCACAAGTCACATCCTGTTATTCCTCtcaaggaggaatatgaagtgaagacggcccagctggggaagatagaggctgaagttaAGCAGTTGATCCAGGagagacaaaaaaatattcaggAGATTAAAGACACAGTTAAACGCAGCAAAgcagacgcagacagagagatagctgaTGGTGTGCAGGTCCTCACTGCTCTGATGCGCCGCATTGAAAAGTGCCAGGATGATCTCAACCAAATAgttaaagagaaactgaaatccacagagaaacaagctgaagacctcatcaaagagctggagcaggaaatagaagatctgaccaatagaagctcagaggtgaagcagctctcacacactaaagaccacctccacttcctccaggccttcagatccctgaaggatcctccacccaccagggactggaccacggtggaggtccgtcctccgtcatacgtagggaccttgaggagatccctggatcagctggaggagacactgaacatggagatgaagaagctgcgtgatgctgaactgaagagggtccagcagtatgaagtagatgtgactctggatcctgatacagctcatccctggctcatcctgtctgaggatgggaaacaagtacatgatggaggtgtgAGGAAGGTACTCCCAGACAACCCCAAGAGATTTACATGGTGTATATATGTTCTCCTGAGGCAGAGCTTCTcttcagggagattttactttgaggtccaggttaaagacaagactcTATGGTGGTTAGGAGTGGTCAGagagtccatcaacagaaaaGTTCTGACAGAGCGGACCCCTGAGAACGGTTACTGGACTCTTCACTACAACAAGGATGTGTTGTTATTTAGAGATAACccttctgtccgtctccctctgagagctgggctccagaaggtgggggtttttgttgattatgatgagggtctggtctccttctatgatgtggaagccagggtgcatctctactctgctactggctgcaccttcagtgagcctctctatccactCCTCAGCCCAGGTCCCCGTGTTTATGAAGGTAACAACTCTGCCCCCCtcatcatctcacctgtcaatcaaatagactag
- the LOC132449384 gene encoding zinc finger protein RFP-like isoform X2 has protein sequence MVDRFGTSLRVKEQLCVEPGEVPCDVCTGTQLKAVKSCLMCLTSYCQTHLEPHHRVAGLKKHRLVEPMDRLDDRMCKKHDRLLELFCQTEQVCVCQFCTVTDHKSHPVIPLKEEYEVKTAQLGKIEAEVKQLIQERQKNIQEIKDTVKRSKADADREIADGVQVLTALMRCIEKCQDDLNQMVKEKLKSTEKQAEDLIKELEQEIEDLTNRISEVKQLSHTKDHLHFLQAFRSLKDPPPTRDWTTVEVHPPSYVGTLRRSLDQLEETLNMEMKRLRDDAELKRVQQYEVDVTLDPDIAHPKLILSEDGKRVHNGGVEKRLPDNPKRFTRYACVLTRQSFSSGRFYFEVQVKDKTLWSLGVARESIDRKDWTDRTPETGYWTLYYYQDELVFRDNRSVLLPLRAELQKVGVFVDYDEGLVSFYDVEARVHIYSATGCTFSEPLYPFLYPGSPDYKGNNSAPLIISPVNQTD, from the coding sequence ATGGTTGATCGGTTTGGAACGTCCCtacgagtaaaagagcagctttgtgttgaaccaggagaagttccctgtgacgtctgtactgggacccagctgaaggccgtgaagtcctgcctaatGTGTCttacctcttactgccaaacccacctggagccacaccATAGAGTCGCAggcctgaagaaacatcggctggtcgagcctatggaccgtctggacgacaggatgtgtaagaaacacgaccgacttctggagctcttctgccagactgaacaggtgtgtgtgtgtcagttctgcacagTGACGGACCACAAGTCACATCCTGTTATtcctctaaaggaggaatatgaagtgaagacggctcagctggggaagatagaggctgaagttaAACAGTTGATCCAGGAGAGACAAAAGAATATTCAGGAGATTAAAGACACAGTCAAACGCAGCAAAgcagacgcagacagagagatagccgatggtgtgcaggtcctcactgctctgatgcgctgcattgaaaagtgccaggatgatctcaaccaaatggttaaagagaaactgaaatccacagagaaacaagctgaagacctcatcaaagagctggagcaggaaatagaagatctgaccaatagaatctcagaggtgaagcagctctcacacactaaagaccacctccacttcctccaggccttcagatccctgaaggatcctccacccaccagggactggaccacggtggaggtccatcctccgtcatacgtagggaccttgaggagatccctggatcagctggaggagacgctgaacatggagatgaagaggcTGCGTgatgatgctgaactgaagagggtccagcagtatgaagtagatgtgactctggatcctgatataGCTCATCCCaagctcatcctgtctgaggatgggaaacgaGTACATAATGGAGGTGTAGAGAAGAgactcccagacaaccctaagagatttacacGGTATGCATGtgttctcacgaggcagagcttctcctcagggagattttactttgaggtccaggttaaagacaagactcTCTGGTctttaggagtggccagagagtccatcgacaGAAAAGATTGGACAGATCGGACCCCTGAGACGGGTTACTGGACTCTTTACTACTACCAGGATGAGTTGGTATTTAGAGATAACCGTtctgtccttctccctctgagagctgagctccagaaggtgggggtgtttgttgattatgatgagggtctggtctccttctatgatgtggaagccagggttcatatctactctgctactggctgcaccttcagtgagcctctctatccattccTTTACCCAGGTTCCCCTGATTATAAAGGTaacaactctgcccccctgatcatctcacctgtcaatcaaacagactag